The following proteins are encoded in a genomic region of Montipora foliosa isolate CH-2021 chromosome 10, ASM3666993v2, whole genome shotgun sequence:
- the LOC137972380 gene encoding uncharacterized protein, whose product MNFIYLVLLKPSEIRFTKNLLPPKFDNGIPLKETFTQIKNGEILLEDIPLMEVVFYRERWEWYTLNNRRLWVLQELEKIGKCQYIKTKRVEYVGNMSDYPSLLYGSAAIKESSRSFTWQGDSLQITSRGWGHREIDVFLEEDENDSSQFVQTRRKCNNERWQSRCEDLRQRRHCYDSGKPYLRRKRRRFHPYSRYDSRFEQSRQERLFSGSHSRHVVEKEYFGRGRHYSMSSESSSSVYGFQFSYTVWYERRQQFLRSVYCFRTGRLRDPSRFIEYLFTCGVCFKTFKSKVSLNQHSEELFHWACVRCGRFFGSHTALGQHKLALSHTI is encoded by the coding sequence ATGAATTTTATTTACCTTGTCCTTTTAAAGCCGTCGGAGATACGCTTTACTAAAAATTTACTTCCACCTAAGTTTGACAACGGTATTCCACTTAAAGAAACATTCACTCAGATAAAGAATGGAGAAATTCTCTTGGAAGATATACCTCTTATGGAAGTTGTGTTTTACCGAGAGAGATGGGAATGGTACACTTTGAACAACCGAAGACTCTGGGTTTTGCAAGAGCTAGAAAAGATTGGAAAATGCCAGTACATTAAGACAAAGAGAGTTGAGTACGTGGGAAACATGTCTGATTATCCGTCGCTTTTGTACGGATCTGCCGCAATCAAGGAATCCAGTCGCTCGTTTACATGGCAAGGAGACAGTTTGCAGATTACCTCGCGAGGTTGGGGGCACAGGGAGATAGATGTCTTCCTTGAAGAAGATGAGAATGATTCTTCACAGTTTGTTCAAACTAGACGGAAGTGTAACAATGAAAGGTGGCAAAGTCGTTGTGAGGATTTACGTCAGAGGAGGCACTGCTACGACTCTGGAAAACCATACCTACGTAGAAAACGGCGTCGGTTTCATCCGTACTCAAGATACGACTCGCGCTTCGAGCAAAGTCGACAAGAGCGTCTCTTCTCTGGCAGCCATTCACGACatgttgttgaaaaggaatATTTCGGTCGAGGTCGTCACTATTCAATGTCCTCTGAAAGTTCCAGCTCCGTGTATGGTTTCCAGTTCAGCTACACAGTTTGGTACGAGAGAAGACAACAATTCTTACGAAGTGTCTACTGCTTTCGCACTGGCCGTCTAAGAGACCCCTCTCGGTTCATCGAGTACCTGTTCACCTGTGGTGTCTGCTTCAAGACGTTTAAGTCGAAAGTGAGTCTAAATCAGCACAGCGAGGAGCTATTTCACTGGGCTTGTGTCCGGTGCGGAAGGTTCTTCGGAAGTCACACAGCTTTGGGCCAGCACAAGCTGGCTCTTAGCCATACTATTTGA